One window of Fusarium keratoplasticum isolate Fu6.1 chromosome 2, whole genome shotgun sequence genomic DNA carries:
- a CDS encoding ZEB2-regulated ABC transporter 1 → MPKPLEKLPFADVGNFPLPGTASTLSGSTSPNDPEKLPRTSTDRDPDTGSINMNQRHSIVQELACQYTKQSAISVDDSSSIFASTDPNSPLNPRGDKFNAQTWAKTIAKAANDRGQGFRRVGLCFQNVNVFGYGTPTDFQKDVGNVWLALPAMTRRLFSKTAGQTRIDILRQFDGLIRPGEMCVVLGPPGSGCSTFLKTISGETNGIYINKENAYFNYQGIPADEMHTAHRGDAIYTAEVDVHFPQMTVGETLTFASRARCPRDLPEGVTRNQYCEHYRDVVMAMYGISHTVNTKVGNDFERGVSGGERKRVTIAEATLSNAPFQCWDNSTRGLDSGNAIEFCKTLRLQSELFGQTCAVSIYQAPQSAYDLFDKATVLYEGRQIYFGPASKAKEYFINLGFECPARQTTPDFLTSMTSPTERVPRAGCSPPRTPDEFAAAWKASIEYKALQAEIEQYKTQHPLNGPDAETYRQLKKSAQSKGQRLNSPYILTYSQQVQLCLWRGFKRLIADPWMTVGMLIANLVLGLIVSSLFYNMQIDTGSFFTRGCVLFVSILFNAFASALEIMTLYDQRPIVEKHSRYAFYHPSAEAYASVLVDLPYKVLNAIVFNLVFYFMTNLRREPGPFFFYLFVVFLIVMAMSGVFRSIASMSRTVYEAEIPSAVLLIALIVFTGFVIPVDYMLDWCRWINYLNPVAYGFESLMVNEFHNRDFKCSTYIPDYADAHSNSVACNAIGAIPGQAYVNGDAYINSAYSYYHAHKWRNVGVVIAMIIFNHAVYFIATEYITAKKSKGEVLVFRKGFVPPTSVKADNDIEKFTSDFPTVVRKPDNTALNSKGAFQGSVSVFHWNSVCYDVKVKKQPRRILDHVDGWVKPGTLTALMGVSGAGKTSLLDCLADRAGTGVITGEMLVDGKMRDHSFQRKTGYVQQQDLHLETSTVREALEFSALLRQPASTPKKEKLAYVDEVIRLLDMEEYADAVVGVLGEGLNVEQRKRLTIGVELAAKPPLLLFVDEPTSGLDSQTSWAVLDLLEKLSKAGQSILCTIHQPSAILFQRFDRLLFLSKNGRTVYFGDIGDHSKTLTDYFERNGAPACHPGENPAEWMLEVTGDAPGSQSDTDWHQIWRSSPEYQAVQAELARLRSLGTDRSSTGDVHDAASYLEFAAPLSDQFLIVIRRVFQQYWRTPTYIYSKFVLCISVSLFIGLVFLNAPLTIQGLQNQMFALFEFCSILGQLVQQQLPHFVTQRNLYEVRERPSKTYSWKIFMFSQIIVEIPWNILASVFMWAFIYFPVGMYKNADAAGQSAERGALSWLLFLQFLMFTCTFANMCISFADSAEGGGSAANLLFMLVFFFCGVLASPTSMPGFWIFLYRVSPLNYWISAVLSTGIANVDVTCAVNEYTTIIPPANQTCSDYMAKYMSTMGGYLLDPDAMSDCKYCKMKETNTYLAAISSHYDDRWRNFGIGWTYIVFNVIAALVLYYLVRMPKRNKKL, encoded by the exons ATGCCGAAACCATTGGAAAAACTGCCGTTCGCAGATGTTGGCAACTTTCCTTTACCGGGAACTGCTTCGACTCTTTCTGGCTCTACTAGCCCTAATGACCCCGAGAAGCTCCCACGCACATCAACCGATCGCGACCCTGATACGGGAAGTATCAATATGAACCAAAGACACTCAATCGTTCAGGAACTGGCTTGCCAGTATACTAAACAGTCAGCGATCTCCGTCGACGactcatcctccatctttgccagCACCGATCCTAACTCTCCCTTGAACCCACGCGGGGACAAGTTCAACGCCCAAACCTGGGCCAAGaccatcgccaaggcagccaacgaccgaggccaaggtttTCGTCGTGTTGGGCTGTGTTTCCAAAACGTCAACGTCTTTGGGTATGGCACGCCGACTGACTTTCAGAAGGATGTGGGTAACGTCTGGTTGGCGTTGCCAGCCATGACGCGTCGTCTGTTTTCCAAGACAGCTGGTCAAACTCGCATTGACATCCTACGCCAGTTCGATGGTCTCATACGGCCAGGTGAGATGTGTGTTGTCCTGGGACCGCCTGGTTCAGGTTGTTCGACGTTTCTCAAGACCATCTCGGGCGAGACCAACGGCATTTACATCAACAAGGAGAATGCATACTTCAACTACCAAGGCATACCGGCTGACGAGATGCATACTGCGCACCGAGGTGATGCGATTTACACCGCTGAAGTTGATGTTCACTTTCCGCAGATGACCGTTGGAGAGACTTTGACCTTTGCTTCTCGTGCTCGGTGCCCAAGGGATCTGCCTGAAGGTGTAACTCGCAACCA ATACTGCGAACACTACAGGGAcgtcgtcatggccatgtacGGCATCAGCCACAccgtcaacaccaaggtcgGCAACGATTTCGAAAGAGGCGTATCTGGAGGCGAACGCAAACGTGTGaccatcgccgaggcgaCTCTTTCGAACGCGCCTTTCCAATGCTGGGACAA TTCAACCCGTGGTCTCGACTCTGGCAACGCTATTGAGTTCTGCAAGACCCTCCGCCTCCAGTCCGAGCTCTTTGGCCAAACCTGTGCCGTCTCGATTTACCAAGCTCCACAAAGCGCATACGACCTCTTCGATAAAGCTACTGTCCTCTACGAAGGCCGGCAGATCTACTTTGGCCCAGCATCCAAGGCCAAAGAATacttcatcaacctcggATTCGAGTGCCCAGCCCGTCAGACCACCCCCGACTTCCTTACATCCATGACGTCGCCGACGGAACGTGTTCCCCGCGCTGGATGCAGTCCTCCACGAACACCCGACGAGTTTGCAGCAGCCTGGAAGGCTAGCATCGAATACAAAGCCCTGCAAGCCGAGATCGAACAATACAAGACGCAGCACCCTCTCAACGGACCCGACGCCGAGACTTACAGACAACTCAAAAAGTCTGCTCAATCCAAGGGTCAGCGTCTCAACTCGCCCTACATCCTGACTTATTCCCAACAAGTCCAACTCTGTCTCTGGCGAGGATTCAAGCGCCTGATTGCAGATCCATGGATGACTGTCGGAATGCTCATTGCAAACCTGGTCCTCGGCCTGATTGTCTCTTCCTTGTTTTACAACATGCAGATAGACACCGGCTCATTTTTCACCCGCGGTTGCGTCCTCTTCGTTTCTATTCTCTTCAACGCCTTTGCATCAGCCCTTGAGATCATGACGCTATATGACCAACGACCTATTGTTGAAAAGCATTCCCGTTATGCATTCTATCATCCGTCTGCCGAGGCATATGCTTCCGTCCTCGTCGATCTCCCGTACAAGGTCCTCAACGCCATTGTGTTCAACCTGGTCTTTTACTTCATGACCAACCTCCGTCGAGAGCCCGGgcctttcttcttctacctgtttgtggtgtttctcatcgtcatggccatgtctgGCGTTTTCAGATCAAT TGCCTCCATGTCGCGCACCGTATACGAAGCCGAGATTCCTTCTGCAGTTCTGTTGATTGCCTTGATTGTCTTTACCGGCTTCGTTATCCCTGTCGATTACATGCTGGACTGGTGCCGATGGATCAACTACCTGAATCCCGTGGCCTACGGCTTTGAGTCACTCATGGTCAACGAATTCCACAACCGAGATTTCAAGTGTTCGACTTACATCCCCGACTACGCCGATGCCCACTCAAACTCCGTGGCATGTAACGCCATTGGTGCCATCCCAGGCCAGGCATATGTCAACGGAGACGCCTACATCAACTCAGCATACAGCTACTACCATGCTCACAAATGGAGAAACGTCGGTGTTGTAATTGCGATGATCATTTTCAATCACGCTGTCTACTTTATCGCTACCGAGTACATCAcagccaagaagtccaagggCGAAGTCCTTGTTTTCCGCAAAGGCTTTGTCCCGCCAACTTccgtcaaggccgacaacgACATCGAAAAGTTTACTTCCGATTTTCCAACTGTTGTGAGAAAGCCCGACAACACCGCCCTAAACAGCAAGGGAGCATTCCAAGGTTCGGTCAGCGTCTTCCATTGGAACAGCGTCTGCTACGACGTCAAagtcaagaagcagcctcGACGCATTTTGGATCACGTGGATGGTTGGGTGAAACCCGGCACACTCACGGCCTTGATGGGAGTTTCAGGCGCGGGAAAGACGTCGCTATTGGATTGCTTGGCTGACCGAGCTGGTACGGGTGTTATCACTGGTGAGATGTTGGTGGACGGAAAGATGCGCGATCACAGCTTTCAGCGCAAGACAGGCTACGTTCAACAACAAGATCTGCATCTTGAGACGAGTACTGTGCGAGAG GCGTTGGAATTCTCGGCTCTTCTCCGTCAACCAGCCAGCACACCAAAAAAAGAGAAGCTAGCCTACGTGGACGAAGTGATCCGTCTGCTGGACATGGAAGAATACGCCGATGCAGTTGTCGGTGTTCTAGGCGAAGGCCTGAACGTCGAGCAACGCAAGCGTTTAACCATTGGCGTTGAACTCGCTGCGAAGCCacctctccttctttttgTCGACGAGCCAACGTCAGGTCTTGACTCACAGACCAGCTGGGCTGTCTTGGATCTGCTTGAGAAGCTATCCAAAGCTGGGCAGAGCATCCTCTGCACGATTCATCAACCTTCTGCTATCCTGTTTCAGCGGTTTGATCGtctcctctttctttccAAGAACGGCCGCACTGTTTACTTCG GCGACATTGGTGACCACTCCAAGACTCTCACCGATTACTTTGAGCGAAACGGCGCCCCGGCTTGTCACCCTGGAGAAAACCCAGCCGAATGGATGCTCGAAGTAACTGGGGACGCCCCAGGAAGTCAGTCCGACACTGACTGGCATCAAATCTGGCGTTCCAGCCCCGAGTATCAGGCCGTCCAGGCCGAATTGGCTCGCCTACGGTCTCTTGGCACTGACCGCTCATCCACTGGCGATGTCCACGACGCTGCTTCCTATCTCGAATTCGCCGCACCTCTGTCGGACCAATTCCTCATCGTCATTCGTCGCGTCTTCCAACAATATTGGCGTACACCGACTTACATCTACTCCAAATTCGTCCTCTGCATTTCCGTCAGCCTATTCATCGGCCTCGTGTTCCTCAACGCTCCTCTCACGATTCAAGGTCTGCAGAACCAGATGTTTGCTCTTTTCGAATTCTGCAGTATCCTAGGACAACTGGTACAGCAGCAACTCCCACATTTCGTTACGCAGCGGAACCTATATGAAGTGCGTGAACGTCCTTCAAAGACGTATTCTTGGAAGATCTTCATGTTCAGCCAGATCATTGTCGAAATCCCCTGGAATATCCTCGCTTCTGTTTTCATGTGGGCGTTTATTTACTTTCCTGTTGGAATGTATAAAAACGCCGACGCAGCCGGCCAAAGCGCGGAGAGAGGCGCTCTGTCCtggcttcttttcctccaaTTTCTTATGTTTACATGTACTTTTGCCAACATGTGCATTTCCTTTGCTGATTCAGCTGAAGGCGGAGGCAGTGCCGCTAACCTCCTCTTCATGCTGGTCTTTTTCTTCTGTGGCGTCCTGGCCTCACCTACCTCGATGCCTGGTTTCTGGATTTTCCTCTACAGAGTTTCGCCGCTCAACTATTGGATCTCGGCTGTCTTATCCACCGGAATCGCTAATGTGGATGTTACCTGTGCGGTCAATGAGTATACCACCATCATTCCGCCGGCGAACCAGACTTGTAGCGACTACATGGCCAAGTACATGTCAACCATGGGAGGTTACTTGCTGGATCCTGATGCCATGAGCGATTGCAAATACtgcaagatgaaggagacgAACACCTACTTGGCCGCCATTAGCTCTCACTACGACGACAGATGGCGCAATTTCGGTATTGGCTGGACTTACATTGTTTTCAACGTCATTGCCGCCTTGGTTTTGTACTATTTGGTTCGAATGCCCAAGAGGAATAAGAAGCTCTAG
- a CDS encoding ENDO3c domain-containing protein, protein MKIVPKTLVRRGGADILKTVTSSRVHKTRSLRNTRAERHGKDTPQTPKRKIGFECLEDCASPSNEQTAVQVEEQSSDAAKLSPFPDFIRPTPRECKTAHDILEGLHGDAVREVFTAPDAPAQDYPYAMDALVVAALSQATSWSNAKRAMQRMKDIYGSPFAYSSIVKGGTDKLVDALRPGGMQNRKAKILMTLLKDVEAKYGKWDLQHLFTKTDDEVITEVTKFWGIGPKCAHCLLSICLKRDVFAVDTHIYRLSGLWGWRPAKATKLTAQAHLDARIPNELKFPLHYLMIAHGSACPKCRGNGNPRGHCEFEELLNNNS, encoded by the coding sequence ATGAAAATTGTTCCAAAGACTCTGGTCCGCAGAGGCGGCGCCGACATTCTGAAAACGGTTACATCAAGCCGAGTCCACAAAACAAGAAGCCTTCGAAATACACGTGCAGAGCGTCATGGCAAAGACACACCACAAACACCAAAGCGGAAGATCGGATTTGAGTGTCTCGAGGATTGTGCATCGCCAAGCAATGAGCAGACTGCTGTCCAGGTCGAAGAGCAATCATCCGACGCAGCGAAACTCTCGCCATTTCCCGATTTCATTCGTCCCACCCCAAGGGAGTGTAAGACAGCTCACGACATTCTTGAAGGGCTCCACGGCGATGCCGTCCGTGAGGTATTCACGGCTCCAGACGCGCCAGCTCAAGATTACCCCTACGCCATGGACGCGCTGGTGGTCGCGGCCCTGAGCCAAGCCACAAGCTGGTCGAACGCGAAAAGGGCAATGCAGCGCATGAAGGACATATACGGCTCACCATTCGCATACTCGTCTATCGTCAAGGGCGGCACCGATAAGCTCGTCGATGCCCTCCGACCGGGTGGCATGCAAAaccgcaaggccaagatcctgATGACCCTGCTCAAAGACGTCGAGGCCAAGTACGGGAAATGGGATTTGCAGCACTTATTTACCAAGACtgacgacgaggtcatcaCCGAGGTGACCAAATTCTGGGGGATTGGGCCAAAGTGTGCACACTGCCTCCTTAGCATCTGTCTCAAAAGAGACGTGTTTGCTGTCGATACTCACATATATCGTCTGTCGGGGCTCTGGGGCTGGAGGCCAGCCAAAGCGACCAAATTGACGGCGCAAGCCCACCTGGACGCGAGGATACCGAACGAGCTCAAGTTTCCGCTGCATTATCTCATGATAGCGCATGGGAGTGCATGCCCAAAGTGTCGTGGAAATGGAAATCCGCGAGGGCATTGCGAATTTGAAGAACTTCTCAACAATAATAGCTAG
- a CDS encoding HET domain-containing protein translates to MRLLHTADLELVEFFDNAIPEYAILSHTWGDEEVTLQEMRLCRTVGNWRSSEGLSQKKGYAKVKNVAMLAAQDGYKYIWVDTCCIDKTSSAELQEAINSMFRWYKRSARCYVYLVDVPPAEEERPGAAGSQFRHSRWFTRGWTLQELIAPRDLQFRARDWSYLGSKDDQDKFIDILSKITSIESSILRGRKRLAQLSVANRMRWASYRQTTRSEDIAYSLLGIFDVNLPLLYGEGKRAFMRLQEEIIKRTSDQSIFSWTSYEPAADDGRSLYGLFAESPIQFKDAVGIQNFPPSPTTQSVPICRTSHGLCVQIYLRPDLESYYATGAEDYFAILDCFVRIGDQEFCPVLWLRRLGYDQYARVWPGYRKLLSPVDYQVPSHIEGYRTIYVREKPVYHIPELRIPAPVDIVPADVLDGSSTIYQFEEAFPEERWNPDTLTLRPAFSRNTEIVGIFRFHNLMKREQKVDVAVGLNQVFTMKWEAWCFQRRCRGESLKAAFEKINADIKQQACQEDAPQHWFSLQFRLGEDALVLSDARITAVQLQTRSYFSISVLAKPEICTMRELSRIDELAEPLGIKIYHKHLMARFSIQDPLHTHNSLAAGELRGVRTRGAQMSSKDWNAGHKIAKLFLVDGEVERGQVAGHLHSAVAKGDARLCHRIMDTIPNAASHKIHGWTPMHLAAALANLDVMRCLLSHPSLHLYDQRTQGLLETPLHLLAAYAPFDRQCSGLQLFCAYLPSEESLTYLFSRNDIGETVLHRAAAVGADQLIRLFIKLADKRNAAYNRNAGFHKVVDTFRSDFIRQVDYVDNYGRTPLWHAAVGGSCSTILLLLDFGAQINLGDDWGLTALHAACREGQERACCCLLKAGASPHLETPTLGLNPVHYAAFFGHSNCLEALLSFGADADAGSEVKPLHLAVAAGQLKCAQMLVSAGASAALSAKFVLEPDEDGTSTRLVSSAKTLLEIAQLRGERKMLQFVKALKQETGDGAKPERRSLQPSNPNKISRGVNSERAIQIQAMFSQATATVSQSGYTPFFVAPSTGDFLPVAELTAGRGVVSNAPGVPAMSSSADLERTYITTTAPVSATGQQDHSFTAEGMNPGARNTYRRRRGFANLFRLGLHTKKT, encoded by the coding sequence ATGCGACTACTTCACACGgccgaccttgagcttgtcgagttcTTCGATAATGCAATCCCTGAATATGCTATCCTTTCTCATACTTGGGGCGATGAAGAGGTCACTCTCCAGGAGATGAGACTCTGCAGGACAGTTGGCAATTGGAGGTCTTCTGAGGGCCTTAGCCAAAAGAAAGGGTACGCCAAAGTCAAAAATGTCGCTATGCTTGCAGCTCAAGATGGCTATAAGTACATCTGGGTCGACACTTGCTGCATAGACAAAACAAGCAGTGCAGAGCTACAGGAAGCAATTAACTCCATGTTCAGGTGGTACAAGAGATCGGCGAGATGCTATGTCTACCTCGTGGATGTGCCACCTGCAGAGGAGGAACGGCCCGGAGCGGCGGGTTCCCAATTCCGCCACAGTCGTTGGTTTACACGGGGCTGGACCTTGCAGGAACTAATTGCTCCTCGTGACCTGCAATTCAGAGCGAGAGACTGGAGTTACCTGGGCAGcaaagatgatcaagacaaGTTCATTGACATCCTCTCAAAGATAACGAGCATCGAAAGCTCCATTCTTCGTGGCCGAAAACGTCTGGCTCAGCTGTCAGTGGCTAACCGCATGCGGTGGGCGTCCTACCGACAGACGACAAGAAGCGAAGATATCGCCTACTCTCTATTGGGAATATTTGACGTCAACTTGCCTCTACTCTATGGCGAAGGCAAACGTGCCTTTATGAGGTTGCAGGAAGAGATCATCAAAAGAACATCAGACCAGTCTATCTTCTCGTGGACGTCTTATGAGCCCGCGGCCGACGACGGACGCAGCCTCTACGGCCTTTTTGCTGAATCACCGATTCAATTCAAAGACGCCGTTGGAATTCAAAACTTCCCACCTTCTCCAACGACGCAGAGCGTTCCTATATGCAGGACAAGCCACGGTCTCTGCGTGCAGATCTATCTTCGGCCTGATCTGGAGTCATACTATGCGACTGGAGCCGAAGACTACTTTGCGATCCTCGACTGTTTCGTCAGAATTGGAGATCAGGAATTCTGCCCGGTTCTGTGGCTCAGAAGGCTGGGCTATGATCAGTACGCTAGAGTGTGGCCGGGATACCGGAAGCTGTTATCCCCGGTGGATTACCAGGTTCCTAGCCATATCGAAGGCTATCGAACGATTTATGTCAGAGAGAAGCCGGTCTACCATATCCCAGAGTTACGGATCCCGGCACCCGTAGATATCGTCCCAGCCGACGTCCTGGACGGGTCCAGCACCATCTACCAGTTCGAAGAGGCTTTCCCTGAGGAGCGTTGGAACCCTGACACATTGACTTTAAGACCCGCGTTCTCTAGGAACACCGAAATTGTCGGTATTTTCAGATTCCATAACTTGATGAAGCGAGAGCAGAAGGTTGATGTCGCGGTTGGGCTGAATCAAGTCTTCACTATGAAGTGGGAAGCCTGGTGTTTCCAGCGTCGCTGTCGCGGCGAGTCGTTGAAAGCAGCCTTCGAGAAAATCAACGCGGACATAAAACAACAGGCATGCCAGGAAGACGCACCACAACACTGGTTCAGCCTCCAGTTCAGGTTGGGTGAGGACGCCCTAGTGCTTTCCGATGCGAGGATTACGGCTGTTCAGCTACAAACTCGAAGCTACTTCTCTATATCAGTGCTCGCGAAGCCCGAGATCTGTACCATGCGGGAACTGAGCCGGATTGATGAATTGGCCGAGCCGCTAGGTATCAAGATCTACCACAAACACCTGATGGCTCGTTTTTCTATTCAAGACCCGCTTCATACGCACAATTCACTTGCGGCCGGAGAACTCCGTGGTGTTCGCACAAGGGGAGCCCAGATGTCATCCAAGGATTGGAACGCCGGTCACAAGATAGCAAAGCTTTTCCTGGTTGATGGCGAAGTGGAAAGAGGCCAGGTTGCAGGCCATTTACACTCGGCGGTTGCTAAGGGTGATGCTCGACTATGCCATCGTATTATGGATACGATTCCCAATGCTGCTTCTCACAAAATACACGGCTGGACACCAATGCATCTCGCCGCCGCGCTAGCAAATCTAGATGTGATGCGTTGCCTCCTCAGTCACCCATCATTACATTTATATGACCAGAGAACACAGGGCTTGCTCGAAACACCCCTACACTTGTTGGCAGCATATGCTCCTTTTGATAGACAGTGCAGCGGCCTTCAGCTCTTCTGCGCTTATCTACCATCCGAAGAGAGCCTGACATATCTCTTCTCGAGGAATGATATCGGAGAAACCGTCCTGCACCGGGCTGCAGCCGTTGGCGCTGACCAGCTGATCAGACTCTTCATCAAGCTTGCCGATAAAAGGAACGCAGCGTATAACCGCAACGCTGGTTTTCACAAGGTCGTCGATACCTTCAGGTCAGACTTTATCCGCCAGGTTGACTACGTCGATAACTATGGCAGGACCCCGCTGTGGCATGCCGCCGTAGGCGGATCCTGTAGCACCATTCTACTTCTACTAGACTTTGGGGCCCAGATCAACCTGGGCGATGACTGGGGACTAACCGCACTACATGCAGCTTGCCGCGAAGGACAAGAAAGAGCTTGCTGTTGCTTGTTAAAGGCGGGTGCGAGCCCACACCTGGAGACGCCAACGCTCGGACTCAATCCAGTTCACTACGCCGCTTTCTTTGGGCATTCCAATTGCCTCGAGGCCTTACTCTCATTCGGAGCGGACGCTGACGCTGGCTCCGAGGTAAAACCACTTCATCTTGCCGTGGCAGCAGGCCAACTTAAATGTGCGCAGATGCTTGTCTCTGCCGGAGCAAGCGCAGCGCTGTCAGCAAAATTTGTCCTGGAGCCAGACGAGGATGGAACTTCAACACGCCTAGTGAGCTCGGCGAAGACCCTGCTCGAGATAGCTCAACTTCGGGGAGAAAGAAAAATGCTCCAATTCgtcaaggctctcaagcAGGAAACTGGAGACGGAGCAAAGCCTGAACGACGTTCTCTGCAACCGTCGAATCCCAACAAGATTTCACGTGGAGTAAACTCCGAGCGAGCGATTCAGATCCAGGCAATGTTCAGCCAAGCCACAGCCACGGTTTCCCAGTCGGGGTATACGCCATTCTTCGTTGCGCCTTCTACGGGGGACTTTTTGCCAGTTGCCGAACTGACCGCAGGAAGGGGAGTGGTTAGCAACGCTCCAGGTGTTCCCGCAATGAGTTCCAGTGCAGATTTAGAGAGAACATATATCACAACTACGGCTCCCGTTTCCGCCACGGGGCAGCAGGATCACAGCTTTACAGCAGAGGGAATGAATCCAGGCGCTAGGAATACTTACCGCAGAAGAAGGGGTTTTGCAAATCTATTCCGCTTAGGGTTGCATACTAAGAAGACTTAA
- a CDS encoding HET domain-containing protein: protein MTSSNNELCSTCAAVDFQKLIYAPAATPGPDDPSRSTPLGTLKGIISRSEKCPVCSLIVDSLRERHKRTPRKHFADVFYRRKPLPENREEEADPEVEEYGMRVTWVGKEIKCSIESQFFCEVQDDVANVRLAERKDPLYVHRLLLRLEPNPYAVLSFMATDWVRLHAIWSKGDSSNGPGEFDLNGRFISPQGSGRQVGEHLDISLVKGWLDKCEREHGDKCCNPAWLAGSDDTWLEPFRAIDVKERRVVNLPAQSRYIALSYVWGAGSQAHEQQIQRRLTNGNFSRLTQVDGLDGVSLPKTVEDAIELTSKMGERYLWVDALCIIQDDIQDLSHQTSRMDLVYSRALFTIIAACGEDSESGLSGLPGRERDIFKRSVRLSPEGFHLAPTAGLFVNAPLERSTWNTRGWTFQERILSRRVMVFTQSQVFWVCEDAMWDEEVILELPKPRVRVLSLAFGCNDEWDDGDPKFSKEALATYILQFSIREFTFSADVLPAFLGVVRRYEHLNNETIHWGLPTELFDQALTWQGGNSRREEKHRVVCGDGKVREVPYPSWSWLSWTGLIGSILHNRELWGKTNKGETGAELVFYMLLSDGEVRLVEGLGQAGDSGLKWKGESVVKGPIATDDLMVSRMESLGISEAERQTTLAYDTGRLIFWTSHAVVKAKVGEDKLLLHVQDQVLELDASFSQSFKDASRYEDDGSSLKPAEETQTVDLIFISRQYEIASAKETGKLNVLVVEQSVPGSGIWSRLGVVVIEEMDWVRLEPKWEMVILG, encoded by the coding sequence ATGACGTCGTCAAACAACGAGCTATGCAGCACTTGTGCCGCTGTTGACTTTCAAAAGCTGATCTACGCACCTGCGGCGACACCTGGTCCCGATGATCCATCACGCAGCACACCCCTAGGGACTCTCAAAGGCATCATATCTCGATCAGAAAAATGCCCAGTATGCAGCCTCATAGTCGACTCACTGAGAGAGCGGCACAAGAGAACACCCCGGAAGCACTTTGCGGATGTCTTTTATAGACGCAAGCCCCTCCCTGAGAACcgtgaggaagaggcagacCCGGAGGTTGAAGAATATGGCATGCGTGTCACCTGGGTTGGTAAGGAAATCAAGTGCTCTATTGAGTCTCAGTTTTTCTGCGAAGTTCAAGATGATGTAGCGAACGTCAGACTCGCTGAAAGGAAAGATCCCTTGTATGTTCATCGGTTGCTGCTCAGGTTGGAGCCGAATCCTTATGCTGTTCTTTCCTTCATGGCGACCGACTGGGTTCGACTACACGCTATTTGGTCAAAGGGAGACTCCAGTAACGGTCCTGGAGAGTTCGATTTGAATGGCCGATTCATCTCGCCCCAGGGGTCTGGTCGGCAGGTTGGCGAGCACTTGGACATTTCTCTCGTCAAGGGCTGGCTCGACAAGTGCGAGAGAGAGCATGGAGATAAGTGTTGCAACCCGGCCTGGCTTGCTGGAAGCGATGACACTTGGCTTGAGCCATTCAGAGCTATCGATGTTAAGGAACGTCGGGTTGTGAACCTGCCTGCTCAAAGCCGGTACATTGCTCTCAGTTACGTTTGGGGAGCGGGCAGCCAGGCGCATGAACAACAGATCCAAAGAAGGTTGACGAACGGGAACTTTTCTCGGCTTACTCAGGTCGACGGCCTCGATGGTGTGTCTCTTCCTAAAACAGTGGAGGACGCCATAGAGCTCACCTCTAAGATGGGAGAGCGATATCTCTGGGTTGACGCTCTGTGCATCATCCAGGATGATATTCAGGATCTGAGTCATCAGACGTCGCGGATGGACCTAGTCTACTCGCGTGCCCTCTTTACAATCATTGCTGCTTGTGGAGAAGATTCAGAATCCGGACTGTCCGGACTCCCAGGGCGAGAACGCGACATCTTCAAACGCTCAGTCCGTTTATCGCCAGAAGGATTCCATCTTGCACCCACCGCTGGCTTGTTCGTCAATGCCCCTCTCGAGAGATCTACTTGGAACACTCGCGGGTGGACGTTTCAAGAGCGCATCTTATCTAGACGCGTCATGGTGTTTACCCAGTCTCAGGTCTTTTGGGTCTGCGAAGATGCCATGTGGGATGAGGAGGTGATACTTGAACTTCCAAAGCCTCGAGTACGAGTTCTGTCCTTGGCTTTTGGATGCAACGACGAgtgggatgatggagatCCCAAGTTCTCCAAAGAGGCCCTGGCGACGTATATTTTGCAGTTTAGTATCCGCGAGTTCACTTTCTCTGCCGACGTATTGCCTGCTTTTTTGGGCGTCGTACGTCGCTATGAGCACTTGAATAACGAAACGATACACTGGGGTCTCCCAACGGAGCTGTTTGATCAAGCCCTTACATGGCAGGGTGGAAACTCGCGTCGAGAGGAGAAGCATCGAGTCGTTTGTGGTGATGGAAAGGTTCGAGAGGTGCCGTACCCCAGCTGGTCATGGCTTAGCTGGACGGGGCTCATCGGCTCAATTCTGCACAATCGTGAGCTATGGGGAAAGACGAACAAGGGAGAGACGGGTGCGGAGCTGGTCTTTTATATGCTGCTAAGCGATGGCGAAGTTCGGCTCGTTGAGGGTTTGGGGCAGGCTGGCGATTCTGGTTTGAAGTGGAAGGGGGAGAGTGTGGTCAAGGGGCCGATTGCTACTGACGACTTGATGGtctcaaggatggagagCCTTGGCATCTCTGAGGCAGAAAGACAGACTACGCTTGCGTATGACACTGGCCGTCTTATTTTCTGGACAAGCCATGCCGTGGTGAAAGCCAAAGTTGGGGAAGATAAGCTCCTGTTACACGTCCAGGACCAGGTACTCGAGCTGGATGCGTCCTTCAGCCAAAGCTTTAAAGATGCTTCCCGTTacgaggatgatggatcGAGTTTGAAACCAGCTGAGGAGACACAGACTGTGGATTTGATCTTTATATCTCGACAATATGAGATTGCTAGCGCTAAGGAGACAGGGAAGCTGAATGTCTTGGTTGTCGAGCAAAGCGTACCTGGTTCGGGCATCTGGAGTCGGCTTGGGGTGGTCGTCATTGAGGAGATGGATTGGGTTCGCTTAGAGCCGAAGTGGGAGATGGTGATTCTGGGATAG